The proteins below are encoded in one region of Williamsoniiplasma luminosum:
- a CDS encoding GMP reductase — MKAFDYEDIQLIPEMCIVKSRGECDTSIKLGKHKFKMPVVPANMATVVNEELCEKLAEQNYFYVMHRFNVDTLQFVKKMKAKNLIVSISVGVKKPDYEIIHELKEQNLIPDYITIDIAHGHSLAVRDMIKHIRKQMGTKTFIIAGNVGTPSAVRDLEYWGADATKVGIGPGKVCITKLKTGFGTGGWQLSAVNWCSKAATKPIIADGGLRVNGDVAKSIRFGASIVMIGSLFAAHAESPGNTVEIDGELYKEYFGSASEFNKGEKRYVEGRKDVIKIRGSIFETLTEMEQDLQSSISYSGGNKLMDIRKVDYVVLKDSNF, encoded by the coding sequence ATGAAAGCATTTGATTATGAAGATATACAACTAATTCCTGAGATGTGTATTGTGAAATCAAGAGGTGAATGCGACACCTCAATTAAATTAGGAAAACATAAATTCAAAATGCCTGTGGTTCCGGCTAATATGGCAACTGTGGTGAATGAAGAGCTATGCGAAAAACTAGCCGAACAAAATTATTTTTACGTGATGCATCGATTCAATGTTGATACTCTTCAATTTGTCAAAAAGATGAAAGCTAAAAACTTAATTGTTTCAATTTCTGTTGGGGTTAAAAAACCAGATTATGAAATCATTCATGAATTGAAAGAACAAAATTTAATTCCAGATTACATTACAATCGATATCGCCCACGGGCATTCGTTAGCAGTAAGAGATATGATTAAACATATTCGCAAGCAAATGGGGACCAAAACTTTTATTATTGCTGGAAATGTTGGAACACCATCAGCTGTCAGAGATTTAGAATATTGAGGAGCTGACGCCACAAAAGTTGGAATTGGTCCAGGAAAAGTATGTATCACTAAATTAAAAACTGGTTTTGGAACTGGTGGATGACAATTATCAGCAGTTAATTGATGTAGCAAAGCAGCAACCAAACCAATTATTGCTGATGGAGGATTAAGGGTTAATGGGGATGTGGCCAAATCAATTAGATTTGGGGCATCAATCGTCATGATCGGTTCTTTATTTGCAGCTCATGCAGAATCACCTGGAAATACAGTTGAAATTGATGGTGAATTGTATAAAGAATATTTTGGTAGCGCTAGTGAATTTAACAAAGGTGAGAAACGATATGTTGAAGGTCGAAAAGACGTGATCAAAATTCGTGGATCAATTTTTGAAACTTTAACCGAGATGGAACAAGACTTACAATCTTCAATTTCTTATTCTGGTGGAAATAAATTAATGGACATTAGAAAAGTGGATTACGTTGTTTTGAAAGATTCTAATTTTTAA
- a CDS encoding MAG1210 family protein: MEKNIIYKPLSEYKTNLKLKHEENVDQLFDALIEESKVDWEANRSTIKKLRVDEAQSKYLMSSLKKQKLLRAFLIFLTVLFILAPIIFILYQVFSQSSWSFSQLGLALLIIGMILAVAGAALFIWLIVTKVNKKIETIKGDLNAVNKKIDKLTETAWNQTKDLNNLFDWTIPARLVEKTIPIVKMDPYFNFQRYDELINKYNLEDKTKNETSLFVQSGEIEGNPFVLAKNLKYFPSQKDYSGSIVVSWTEEETDSDGKTHTIVHSETLTAWVTKFFPDYELDESIIYGNEAIPNLQFSRKPQAVSNLGEGKRYEKAIDRKVKKLEKMSRKAIKQGDDFNVMNNTEFEALFHAIDRNDEQEFRLMFPALAQEAMKEILLDQTVGYGDDFYFFKDRMLNIITPEHLQRMDMNTNPKKYITYEIDQTKELFTNYNNEYFKHFYFAMAPILAIPLYQDYKSSDHIYGFDYDAPISPWEHESIAYSLGLDNLKHPLSITENILKAEVLEREKGYEKLSIKASGFQGIERIDYVWMMDSNGSSHAVPVPWVEYLPVKKETPVMVKTLSDYTRPKFLTNMEQNNDWKKYFEGYHLSNNNLLFYKNLVAFIVGEKQQDLEPKSLDDIFRNSL; the protein is encoded by the coding sequence ATGGAAAAAAATATTATTTACAAACCTTTGAGTGAATATAAAACTAATTTAAAACTTAAACATGAAGAAAATGTTGATCAACTTTTCGATGCTCTAATTGAAGAGTCTAAAGTTGATTGAGAAGCTAATAGAAGCACGATTAAAAAACTGAGAGTTGATGAAGCACAATCGAAATATCTGATGTCATCATTGAAAAAACAAAAGCTCTTAAGAGCGTTTTTGATATTTCTGACTGTGTTATTTATTCTTGCTCCAATTATCTTTATTCTTTATCAAGTTTTTTCTCAAAGTAGTTGAAGTTTTTCTCAACTTGGTTTGGCACTTTTGATTATCGGAATGATTCTTGCGGTTGCTGGGGCGGCACTTTTTATTTGATTAATTGTCACTAAAGTAAATAAAAAAATCGAAACAATCAAAGGTGATTTAAATGCAGTAAATAAAAAGATTGATAAACTTACTGAAACTGCATGGAATCAAACAAAAGATCTTAATAATTTATTTGATTGAACCATCCCTGCTCGTCTAGTTGAAAAAACAATTCCGATTGTTAAAATGGATCCATATTTTAATTTCCAACGTTATGATGAGTTGATTAATAAATACAACTTAGAAGATAAGACTAAAAATGAAACTTCACTTTTTGTCCAGAGTGGTGAAATTGAAGGAAATCCTTTTGTCTTGGCTAAAAATTTAAAATATTTTCCTTCACAAAAAGATTATTCAGGTTCAATTGTTGTTTCGTGAACAGAAGAAGAAACCGATAGTGATGGTAAAACCCACACAATAGTACATTCAGAAACATTGACCGCATGAGTGACTAAATTTTTTCCAGATTATGAATTAGATGAATCAATAATTTATGGGAATGAAGCAATTCCAAATTTACAATTTTCACGCAAACCGCAAGCTGTATCAAATCTTGGAGAAGGTAAACGATACGAAAAAGCAATTGATCGAAAAGTTAAAAAACTAGAAAAAATGAGTCGCAAAGCAATCAAACAAGGTGATGATTTTAATGTTATGAACAATACCGAATTTGAAGCTTTATTTCACGCGATCGATCGTAATGATGAACAAGAATTCAGATTGATGTTTCCTGCATTAGCTCAAGAGGCAATGAAAGAAATTTTATTAGATCAAACTGTCGGATATGGTGATGATTTCTACTTCTTTAAAGATAGGATGTTGAATATAATCACCCCCGAACATTTACAACGCATGGATATGAATACTAATCCTAAAAAATATATTACTTATGAAATTGATCAAACAAAGGAACTTTTTACAAATTATAACAATGAATATTTTAAACATTTCTATTTTGCAATGGCCCCAATTTTAGCAATCCCATTATACCAAGACTATAAGTCATCAGACCATATTTATGGCTTTGATTATGATGCACCAATTAGTCCATGAGAACATGAATCAATTGCTTATAGTTTAGGTTTAGACAACCTAAAACATCCACTATCGATTACTGAAAATATTTTAAAAGCTGAAGTTTTAGAACGAGAAAAAGGATATGAAAAGTTGTCAATCAAAGCAAGTGGTTTTCAGGGAATTGAGCGCATTGATTATGTTTGAATGATGGATAGCAATGGTTCAAGTCATGCTGTTCCTGTGCCTTGAGTTGAATACTTACCAGTTAAAAAAGAAACACCAGTTATGGTGAAAACATTAAGTGATTATACTCGCCCAAAATTTTTGACCAATATGGAGCAAAATAATGATTGAAAAAAATACTTTGAAGGCTACCATTTATCTAACAATAATTTACTATTTTATAAAAATTTAGTCGCCTTTATAGTTGGTGAAAAACAACAAGATTTAGAACCAAAATCACTAGATGACATTTTTAGAAATAGTCTTTAG
- a CDS encoding ATP-binding cassette domain-containing protein → MLKTIKVNNVIKKFKTNVVLNNVSFEIHQGESVAFLGSNGSGKTTLVEIIAGLQNPTSGTVFFDEKTPEKFTNLGIQFQEGMWPKGTTGNDIIKFYFGKNYSESEKIQKIIDIFEIQSILKADLNNLSGGQKQRFNAFLAVSNEPEVIILDELITSLDLKMQIKLIDYFKEYQKENKTTLLIISHMPEEVEIMCKRIILLEQGNVILDANVSDVVKKHGSIRKMIVKHCAGKKI, encoded by the coding sequence ATGCTAAAAACAATTAAGGTAAATAACGTTATAAAAAAATTTAAAACGAACGTTGTCTTAAATAACGTGAGTTTTGAAATTCACCAAGGAGAAAGTGTTGCGTTTTTAGGTAGTAATGGATCTGGGAAAACAACTCTTGTTGAAATCATTGCAGGCTTGCAAAATCCAACAAGTGGGACGGTGTTTTTTGATGAAAAAACACCAGAAAAATTTACAAATTTAGGAATTCAATTTCAAGAAGGAATGTGGCCCAAGGGAACAACGGGCAATGATATCATTAAGTTTTATTTCGGAAAAAATTATTCCGAATCAGAAAAAATTCAAAAAATTATTGATATTTTTGAAATTCAATCAATTCTCAAAGCTGATTTAAATAATTTATCGGGTGGTCAAAAACAAAGATTTAATGCATTTTTAGCAGTTTCCAATGAACCAGAAGTTATTATTTTGGATGAGCTAATTACCAGTTTGGATTTAAAAATGCAAATTAAATTAATTGATTATTTTAAAGAGTATCAAAAAGAAAATAAAACAACCTTATTGATCATTTCCCACATGCCTGAAGAAGTGGAAATTATGTGCAAGCGCATCATTTTACTAGAACAAGGAAATGTTATTTTAGATGCTAATGTGAGTGACGTTGTCAAAAAACACGGAAGTATTAGAAAGATGATTGTGAAACATTGTGCTGGCAAAAAAATTTAA
- a CDS encoding ABC-F family ATP-binding cassette domain-containing protein, with protein sequence MSIVHIKDLSHQNGEKFLYQDVNIRINKGEHVALVGPNGTGKTTLFDLIAGKNVPDKGEIELHPRAKMGYLDQHHDVDMQILVNDYLKDTFKHLYEIEAQIHKIYEDMAIEYKEEDLVKALAMQEELNHKGFDTIEKTIGNLVSGLGISIENLDKKLGELSGGQRGKVMLAKLLLKNDDFILLDEPTNFLDIDQVEWLAKFLQAYEHAFLMISHDTEFINKTVSIIYAIENKEINRYVGNYDKFLELSAQRAEQYDAARNSQQQQIAKLKDYVARNAARASTARSAQSRQKQLAKIDVMEERRDLVKPKMSFKYKRPSSAIIVKAENLEIGYDFPLTNPLTFELREGQKCIVRGYNGIGKTTFLNTVAHTLKPLTGKLMVGSGVDIAYFHQQEKFEDLTPIAYLMGLYPKMLEGEVRGTISRFGVKSELMLNPMSMLSGGEQTKVRLAALSLEPASLLILDEPTNHIDVLAKEALLEAIQAFPGTVLLTTHDINFETQWADKVLNFEDLIE encoded by the coding sequence ATGAGTATTGTTCACATAAAAGATTTATCGCATCAAAACGGTGAAAAGTTTTTATATCAAGATGTAAATATTAGAATTAATAAAGGCGAACATGTAGCGCTTGTTGGCCCAAACGGAACTGGAAAAACCACTTTATTTGATTTGATTGCTGGAAAAAATGTACCTGATAAAGGTGAAATTGAACTTCATCCACGTGCAAAAATGGGTTATTTGGATCAACATCATGATGTTGATATGCAAATTTTAGTTAATGATTATTTAAAAGATACATTCAAACATTTATATGAAATTGAAGCACAAATTCATAAAATTTATGAAGACATGGCAATTGAATATAAAGAAGAAGATTTGGTTAAAGCGCTTGCGATGCAAGAAGAATTAAATCACAAAGGTTTTGATACAATTGAAAAAACAATTGGAAATTTAGTTTCTGGTTTAGGAATTAGTATTGAGAATTTAGACAAAAAGCTTGGTGAATTAAGTGGTGGGCAACGTGGTAAGGTGATGCTTGCAAAGTTGCTTTTGAAAAATGATGATTTCATTTTATTGGATGAACCAACCAACTTTTTAGACATTGATCAAGTTGAATGATTAGCTAAATTTTTACAAGCTTATGAACATGCATTTTTGATGATTTCTCATGATACTGAATTCATTAACAAAACCGTTTCAATCATTTATGCAATTGAAAACAAAGAGATTAATCGCTATGTTGGAAACTATGATAAATTTTTAGAACTTTCTGCTCAAAGAGCAGAACAATATGATGCTGCCAGAAACTCGCAACAACAACAAATTGCTAAATTGAAAGATTATGTTGCTCGTAATGCGGCACGTGCTTCAACAGCTCGTAGTGCTCAATCACGACAAAAACAATTAGCTAAAATTGATGTGATGGAAGAACGTCGTGATTTAGTTAAACCAAAGATGAGTTTCAAGTATAAACGACCTTCTTCAGCAATTATTGTGAAGGCTGAAAATTTAGAAATCGGATATGATTTCCCTTTAACAAATCCTCTAACTTTTGAATTAAGAGAAGGACAAAAATGTATCGTTCGTGGGTACAACGGAATTGGAAAAACAACTTTTTTAAATACTGTTGCTCATACTTTAAAACCACTAACAGGAAAATTAATGGTTGGAAGTGGTGTTGATATCGCTTATTTCCATCAACAAGAAAAATTTGAAGATCTAACACCAATTGCCTATTTAATGGGACTTTACCCAAAAATGCTTGAAGGTGAAGTTCGTGGAACCATCTCAAGATTTGGTGTTAAATCCGAATTGATGTTAAACCCAATGAGTATGCTTTCTGGGGGAGAACAAACTAAAGTTAGATTAGCTGCTTTAAGTTTAGAACCTGCAAGTTTATTGATTTTAGATGAGCCAACTAACCACATTGACGTCTTAGCAAAAGAAGCTTTATTAGAAGCAATTCAGGCATTTCCAGGAACTGTCTTATTGACTACTCATGATATTAATTTTGAAACACAATGAGCTGATAAAGTCTTAAACTTTGAAGACTTGATTGAATAA
- a CDS encoding LemA family protein yields the protein MANKLDELQGPTQPEGVDINVIHKQIPIEVGQGSRTFEIVLWCLLIIPGLIFWIMKNSASNYLRRLEQKIQGSASEVDNYLEQRVQVLQNASAIVNKAIDLDKSTMITIAKYRSGKAGDDNLRNEISSEIEQVSKKINIAFESYPDLKAHSTLRDAMQKNDYLQREITAARTNYNDYVSRWNQDIQVWPTKMIVAAKAGYTTRIPFTASVETKAKARDVFF from the coding sequence ATGGCAAATAAATTAGATGAACTACAAGGTCCAACCCAACCAGAAGGTGTGGATATCAACGTTATTCACAAACAAATTCCAATTGAAGTGGGACAAGGTTCTAGAACTTTTGAAATTGTTTTATGATGTTTATTAATTATTCCGGGTTTGATATTTTGAATCATGAAAAACAGCGCTAGTAACTATCTAAGACGCTTGGAACAAAAAATTCAAGGATCAGCATCAGAAGTTGATAACTATTTGGAACAACGTGTTCAAGTATTACAAAATGCTTCTGCAATTGTGAATAAAGCAATCGATTTAGATAAAAGCACAATGATCACAATTGCAAAATATCGTTCAGGAAAAGCTGGGGATGATAATTTGAGAAATGAAATTTCAAGCGAAATTGAACAAGTAAGTAAAAAAATTAACATCGCTTTTGAGTCATATCCAGATTTAAAAGCACACTCAACTTTGCGTGATGCGATGCAAAAAAATGATTATTTACAAAGAGAAATCACGGCAGCGCGTACTAATTACAACGATTATGTATCTCGTTGAAATCAAGATATTCAAGTGTGACCAACTAAAATGATTGTTGCTGCAAAAGCGGGATACACAACTAGAATTCCGTTCACAGCTTCAGTTGAAACTAAAGCAAAAGCTCGTGACGTGTTTTTCTAG
- the pth gene encoding aminoacyl-tRNA hydrolase, whose protein sequence is MKLIVGLGNPGKEYQKTRHNAGFFAIDMLLEKYGFSKEKEEFNATIYFSQINNEKVLFVKPLTYMNNSGMSIRQILDYYKINKSDLIIIHDEKDFPIGKNQFKTSGSAAGHNGIKSAIQYLNGEDFKRWRLGIGAPNNSKTMVDWVLGNFSKKEIELLDEKINNSILFLQDWIKGETFINIMNKYN, encoded by the coding sequence ATGAAACTAATTGTTGGTCTGGGGAATCCGGGAAAAGAATATCAAAAAACAAGACATAACGCAGGTTTTTTTGCGATTGATATGCTTTTAGAAAAATACGGATTTTCAAAAGAAAAAGAAGAATTTAATGCAACTATTTACTTCTCTCAAATAAATAATGAAAAAGTTCTATTTGTTAAACCACTAACATACATGAATAATTCAGGCATGAGTATTCGCCAAATCTTGGATTATTATAAAATTAATAAAAGTGATTTAATAATCATCCATGACGAAAAAGATTTTCCGATTGGTAAAAATCAATTTAAGACATCTGGGTCAGCTGCTGGTCATAACGGGATCAAAAGTGCCATTCAATATTTGAATGGCGAAGATTTTAAACGCTGAAGATTAGGAATTGGCGCACCAAACAATTCCAAAACGATGGTTGATTGAGTTTTGGGTAATTTTTCTAAAAAAGAAATTGAATTATTAGATGAAAAAATTAATAATTCAATCTTGTTTTTACAAGATTGAATTAAGGGTGAAACATTCATCAATATCATGAACAAATATAATTAA
- a CDS encoding TatD family hydrolase translates to MGIYDVHAHLNDNLYLELDTSSSDIVRDALQANVDLINNVGFDIKSSKIAVIQAEKHANVYAIVGIHPNDVHLFSQEAYEQLDVLANANKVVAIGEIGLDYFRSKQYIQIQKDALKIQIQIAQKHNLPIMAHIKDVAGSTKAFDDAIEIFKSLDCKDVVIHDFAGTKKQVDQLVELGYYMSINGQVTRNRELAKVVQDIPIKNLMIESDSPYQTPKPYDKKVNYPKLLPLVTKAIAKLKNMNEQELISATRNNATTFFNVKK, encoded by the coding sequence ATGGGAATATATGATGTGCATGCTCACTTGAACGATAATTTATATTTGGAATTAGATACTTCTTCAAGTGATATTGTAAGAGATGCGTTACAAGCAAATGTTGATTTAATAAATAATGTAGGATTTGATATCAAATCCTCAAAAATAGCAGTGATTCAAGCTGAAAAACATGCAAACGTTTATGCAATTGTGGGGATTCATCCAAACGATGTGCATTTATTTTCACAAGAAGCATACGAACAACTGGATGTTTTAGCAAACGCGAATAAGGTTGTGGCAATTGGGGAAATTGGATTGGATTATTTCAGAAGTAAGCAATATATCCAAATTCAAAAAGATGCATTAAAAATTCAAATCCAAATTGCTCAAAAACATAATTTGCCAATTATGGCGCACATTAAAGATGTTGCAGGATCAACCAAAGCTTTTGATGATGCAATTGAAATTTTTAAAAGTTTGGATTGCAAAGATGTTGTTATTCATGATTTTGCCGGAACCAAAAAACAAGTTGACCAACTTGTTGAATTAGGTTATTACATGTCAATTAATGGGCAAGTCACAAGAAATCGTGAGTTAGCTAAAGTTGTTCAAGATATCCCAATAAAAAATTTAATGATCGAATCTGATTCTCCATATCAAACCCCAAAACCATATGATAAAAAGGTCAATTATCCAAAACTTTTACCACTAGTAACCAAAGCGATAGCCAAGTTAAAAAACATGAATGAACAAGAATTGATTTCTGCCACCCGAAACAATGCAACCACTTTTTTCAATGTTAAAAAATAA
- a CDS encoding TatD family hydrolase has product MNNKLIFDAHTHFNDETYQEMGISTSEMIKTANQKGVGYFLNCSFDLASSMLAIKQANEHENVFVAVGIHPNVAIEHTSEDLSKLEALLNSPKVVAIGEIGLDYFYTKKDMEIQKEMFKKQIEIAIKHNLTIMLHIRDHKNVFDAYDDVIEILNQYPNKPNVIVHCFSANKAYAQKLVDLGFYINIGGAVTFKNAKELQEAAAWIPMQNLLVETDAPYLTPHPFRGQMINKPEMIVYTVEKIAELKNLDKDFVIQQTTENAFSAFNIPKEK; this is encoded by the coding sequence ATGAATAATAAATTAATATTTGATGCACATACGCATTTTAATGATGAAACATATCAAGAAATGGGCATTTCAACAAGTGAAATGATCAAAACAGCAAATCAAAAAGGAGTTGGTTATTTTTTGAATTGTTCATTTGATTTAGCATCATCAATGTTGGCAATTAAACAAGCAAATGAACACGAGAATGTGTTTGTGGCTGTTGGGATTCATCCAAATGTGGCGATTGAACACACATCTGAAGATTTAAGCAAACTAGAAGCATTGTTAAACTCACCAAAAGTTGTAGCAATTGGAGAAATTGGATTAGATTATTTTTACACTAAAAAGGATATGGAAATTCAAAAAGAGATGTTCAAAAAACAAATTGAAATTGCTATCAAACACAACCTGACCATCATGTTACACATTAGAGACCATAAAAATGTTTTTGATGCATATGATGATGTGATCGAAATTTTGAATCAATATCCAAACAAACCAAATGTAATTGTGCATTGTTTTTCAGCAAATAAAGCATATGCGCAAAAGTTAGTTGATTTAGGTTTTTATATTAATATTGGTGGAGCTGTGACTTTTAAAAATGCCAAAGAATTACAAGAAGCAGCGGCTTGAATTCCAATGCAAAACCTTTTAGTCGAAACTGATGCGCCTTATTTAACCCCCCACCCATTCAGAGGGCAAATGATCAATAAACCTGAAATGATTGTGTACACAGTTGAAAAAATTGCTGAATTGAAAAATCTTGATAAAGATTTTGTCATTCAGCAAACAACTGAAAATGCATTTTCAGCTTTTAACATTCCAAAAGAAAAATAA
- a CDS encoding ribose-phosphate diphosphokinase, whose protein sequence is MNKLNFKEEEKIIMPNKQPLDINIFGLSASQKLTNEVCEILNIKQKRVQTTKFADGEILIQSLDSVRGREIYIIQSTNQPVSENLMELLIAIDAFKRGNAAKINVVIPYYGYARQDRKAKGRQPITAKLVADLLTKAGAHKVITIDIHSQQIMGFFDIPMENFQTSESLATEIVNTIINEKLDHKNCILVSPDYGGLTRVHNVDSYTGLMTDGIAVIAKRRPGPNMAEVEFVLGDIAGKTCFIIDDMIDTGGTIINAAKALKDNGAKDVYIFACHGLFNGAAVEKMNEAITNKIIKRVVVTNTIEIPKEKQFEGLKIISIAHLLADMIEASVQNHSLTDVYNNARCKLAKYIEEYTKTNK, encoded by the coding sequence ATGAATAAATTAAATTTTAAAGAAGAGGAAAAAATAATAATGCCAAATAAACAACCACTAGATATAAATATTTTTGGACTATCAGCCAGCCAAAAATTAACTAATGAAGTGTGTGAGATTTTAAACATCAAACAAAAACGAGTGCAAACAACCAAATTTGCTGATGGAGAAATTTTAATCCAATCACTTGATAGCGTTCGAGGAAGAGAAATCTACATCATCCAATCAACAAACCAACCAGTGAGCGAAAACTTGATGGAATTATTAATTGCAATTGATGCTTTTAAAAGAGGAAATGCTGCCAAAATCAATGTTGTAATTCCTTATTATGGATATGCTCGTCAAGATCGAAAAGCTAAAGGAAGACAACCAATCACTGCTAAATTAGTGGCAGATTTATTAACAAAAGCTGGAGCTCATAAAGTCATCACAATTGATATTCACTCACAACAAATCATGGGATTCTTTGATATCCCAATGGAAAATTTCCAAACTTCAGAAAGTTTGGCAACTGAAATTGTCAACACAATTATTAATGAAAAATTAGACCATAAAAATTGTATTTTAGTGTCTCCAGATTATGGTGGATTAACTCGTGTTCACAACGTTGATTCATACACTGGATTAATGACTGATGGGATTGCAGTTATTGCCAAAAGAAGACCCGGACCAAACATGGCTGAAGTTGAATTTGTTCTTGGTGATATTGCGGGGAAAACTTGTTTTATTATTGATGACATGATTGATACTGGTGGGACAATTATCAATGCTGCTAAAGCATTGAAAGATAATGGTGCCAAAGATGTTTATATTTTTGCTTGTCATGGTCTGTTCAATGGAGCAGCTGTTGAAAAAATGAACGAAGCAATCACAAACAAGATTATTAAAAGAGTGGTTGTAACAAACACAATTGAAATTCCAAAAGAAAAACAATTTGAAGGTTTAAAAATCATTTCAATTGCCCATCTATTGGCTGATATGATTGAAGCTTCTGTTCAAAACCATTCATTAACAGATGTTTATAATAATGCTCGTTGCAAATTAGCAAAATACATTGAAGAATATACTAAAACCAATAAATAA